Within Crassostrea angulata isolate pt1a10 chromosome 2, ASM2561291v2, whole genome shotgun sequence, the genomic segment gGCATGTTAGTTGTGGTTGATGCAGCTTTAGTGGTTGTTAGGGGTTTAGTTGTAAttggagcctcagttgttgttgatgttgttgttgttgatggaTCTTGAGTAGTTGTTTGAGCTTGTGTTGTCGTTGGAGCTCCTGGGGTTGTAAGTGCTTCAGTTTTTGTTGGAGCTTGTGTGGTTGTTGAAGCTTGAGTTGTTGTCGAAGTTTGAGTTGTTGAAGTTAGCGTTATTGAAATTGGAACTTGAGTGGTTGTTGATGATTGAGTGGTTGTTGGAGCTTGAGTTGTCGTTAGAGCTTTAGGCGTTGAGGTTTGTGTCATGGATATTAAATCTTGGGTGGTTGTTGGCTGTTGTGATGTTTGAGTTTGAATGGTTGTTGTAGTTATTGTAGTGGATGGAGCTTCAGTAGTCATTGGAACGTGTGTGGTTATTGATGTTTGAGTTGTAGTTGGAACTTGAGTTGTTACTGGCGCTTTATCTGTGGTTTGAGCTTGAGTTGTTGAAGCTTGAGTCGTGGAAATTACTAGAGTGGTTGAACTTCTCGTTGTTGGTATAACAACAGATGGTGTTGTCGAGAATAgtgtaattcctttaaaaatataatattgtattattttgaaaatcagatGGTGCTTGCTGAACTGAATGCTCTAAACATTAAGATGCAATTGCAAACCGTAAATTCTGaacttgatttaaaataaaatccaacATAATCTTGATGAAACGATATGACAGAAAAGCTATCATACTTTTGTGAGAGGTGAACAGGGGATCAATCATTACGTCTGGTCCAAAGAATCCATCTTTGAAGGCCTGGTTGACGTCATCGTTGAGCAGCGATACGTCCACCTCCTCGCCGCCAAGGAAAGTGACCACGAAGTTCATGATGACACTCCCCGGGCTACAGGTCAACAACATACAGAACAACAACAGTGAAGGTCATCATCTCACCCTATTTACCCGATGCTTGGGTTTACTTACATTTAAAGAAGTGAAGAGGATTTTGAAGAAGCTTTTTTTATTAATGCACTGATTTTAGTAGGTTTAATTAAGACAGTTTTTATTCCAACAAATCATATAAAAAGTTCTCTTAAGAAAAGTAAATATGCAAACAGTTTGGTTTCATAGCTTGGTAAGAAAAGTTCAAGTACCTGAATCTGAGCCCTTCAGTGATTCCCTCAAAACGGTCAGCATAAACACCAAGAGAGTATGTATCGAAAAgcttaaaatagaaaataatacgAAAGATAAATCCATTATTGGtctaatatttgataaaagattGATACAtagagttaatttttttttaaaaatacgcaAAAGGCAAATCATTGCTTTTATACTTACAAATGTATAGTAAGCAATAGACAGGTTTGTGTAGAACTGGCTTGATTGGTCTGCGTATAAAGGATTCCACTCCTCAGTAACAACCCTAATAGTCACTTCAAAGTCCTGGAGAACCACAGAACCCTCTGTTGTACTCGACATTTGATCAGTTGTTAAAATTGGTGTTGTAATGGACTCTGTTGTCACGTGCGGTGTTGTAATGGACTCTGTTGTCACGTGCGGTGTTGTAATGGACTCTGTTGTCACGTGCGGTGTTGTAATTGACTCTGTTGTCACACGTGGTGTTGTAACTGATTCTGTTGTCACAATTGGTGTTGTAATGGACTCTGTTGTCACGTGCGGTGTTGTAATGGACTCTGTTGTCACGTGTGGTGTTGTAATGGACTCTGTTGTCACGTGCGGTGTTGTAATTGACTCTGTTGTCACACGTGGTGTTGAAACTGATTCTGTTGTCACAATTGGTGTTGTAATGGACTCTGTTGTCACACGTGGTGTTGTAACTGATTCTGTTGTCACACGTGGTGTTGTAATGGACTCTGTTGTCACACGTGGTGTTGTAACTGATTCTGTTGTCACACGTGGTGTTGTAATGAACTCAGTTGTCACGTGCGGTGTTGTAATGGATTCTGATGTCACTTTTGTTGTAGTAATGGATTCTGTTGTCAGATGCTGGGTTGTATTGGCCAATGGATTGTTGGTAACAGTAGTCTTGACTTCAGTGGTGTGTTGTAGTGTCGTGTCTGTGTCTGGAGCCGATGTTGTTCGACTGTCTGTTTTTTCTGTTGTTGATGTAAGTGATATACCTGTCTTCTCTTGTGTTGTCATTTCAGTTGTTGGGGTAAAATCAGTAGTTTGTGGTGTGGTGGAGACATCAAAAGATAATTCTGCAAATTTGAATTTggtattttatgatattcaaACAGGAAATCGTGAACAATTCCTACATAGTACAAACAAGTACGTTATTTATTCAAAAGCTTTTAATAACATTAATTAGAAAATACAAatgcttgtaaaaaaaaaccatacgtTTAAGTTGCAAGTTATTGTGACAAATGTTAAGAAATTTATGATCATGCCTTATGATTAATGACAACCAAATTGAGTTAGATTAATAGACTTTTACAATATgtcttcaaaaatattttatagacaTATGTCTTATTCTTTGATTTGTGTCTAgaaaatatgttaataaatcAGGCAGTCATTAAACAAATGTAATCATAAACTATAACTTCTCAAAGCATGCATTCTCACAATTCATTGGATTTAATCACTACCTCTTCCAGCATTTATCATTAAAACGCAAAATGATTACAACAGGGTGTTATATTTAATCAGATAAGTAATGAGAGCAGGGGGTAACAAACGAAGGTTTACCTTGATGTGAGGTAAAACTTTGGTCAATTTCTGCGTTGGGGAAATTTCCAGAAGTAAAGGCCTGATTTATCGCGTCGTCAAGATCCTTGGTATTTATAGGGTCGCGTCCTAGGTACGTCACAGTGTAGGATATGATGAGGCTTCCTTGTCTGTAATGAGAATGAGTACAAAGACTacacaaatgaaaattaaaaaaaatatttcttgaaaaactaaaattgttttaattaccTGAATTGCAAATTTGAGATCTCCAAAAATCGTTCCATATACTTTGCATCAAAATCGTAGACAGAATAAAGCtaaaaacagaaagaaaaatcaTTCTCCACTAATTTGTTATGTCAGTTCAAGAGTATTCTTTAGTTGATTTATGCCATATTATACTCATTACTTACGATGGCTTTGTATTCACTAGTCAGGTTTTCATACTCTAAAGACCCTGTCACGGCGTACTCCGGCACCCACTGCTCGTTCAGAATGCGGAGTTCCACCTGAAATACCCGGGTGATTTGAGGCTCCGTTGTCCCCACCGTTGTTGTCGGTTTTGTAGTCGTTATTGTAGGTATCACTGTAGTTGTTGTCGGTATTGCTGTCGTTGTTGTTGGTGTTGTTGTCGGTATTATCGTTGTTGTTGTCGGTGGTCTTGTTTCGGCCTCTGTTGAGAGCTTTGTTATATCAGGAGTAGTTTGTTGTACATTGCTTGTTGTGTAGGACTTTGTTGTTGCGTTAGTTTCCTGGCTACCAGTAAAAACAGTCTGTGTTGTGACTGGGTGCAGAGTTGTCGGTCCTGTAGTCGATGTGACCGTGTCTGACACAGGAGTCTGTGTTGTCTGGTTCAATGTCCTGATTTCCTCCGTGGTTGCGAGGTAAGGTGTTGTTACCGAGTCCGTAGATGAAAAGGAACCAGAAGAAGGGGTCGCTTTTTCCGTCGTAACCGGAATGGTTGTTTTCTCGGTTGTTTCTGGTTTTTCTGTTGGATCATGGGTAACTGGAGCTGTGGTGCTGGATGGAGTTGTAACAGCTAATGTTGTCGGTGCAGTTGTTGTCGGTGCAGATGTTGTCGGTGCAGCTGTTGTCGGTGCAGCTGTTGTGAATGGCAAGGTGGAAGCAGTGGTCAGTGCTGTTggattaaaacaatattttaaggCAGAGTATCAAGTCcttaaaataatatcattttagATATACATTTGTAATTGTGCGGTTGCTGTTCAGTATTAGCAGACTTCTTGCTTTAATCAACGTCAAAGAAAactgatattttacaaaaacataaaacagTGAATCtatctatttttcatttttctttttatgacaATATTACTTAAATAAGATAGCAATAAAAATGAAGGAAACTGAAAGCAgaagcatgaaaaaaaaatacatcgtTCAAATTAaactcaaatttaaaatcaaacattcaaatacatttatgttctctgatttgtaaaatatttcagtAATTTCTACAATAAACTTATTATTGCTTTGTCATTATGCGTTACATTCTGATGCTATGTTCGGGTTTTAACCAAAAAATCTACCCTGTGTTAATATTATAAAAGGGACCGAAAGATGTGTCCCGCCAGCACGTACAGACACACATTTATTCCAGGACAGtgtttaagaaattaaaagcaTAACAGATGATTGACTAAGGAGTATGtaaaatatcttcaaattttGGGCTTATTGAAGTCTGTGAAAACAATCCGGAGAAACTGAAGAAAACATATCAgtctgaatttcctctatcagttttcaaattcctacccatttttgattcaattttataaaaaactgaatgatgataataacaAACCATTAATAGTATTGAGTTAAGTACGTTGACCTTACTCTGCTGGCATTAAATTCAcatgatatcaataattaaaattttgagataCGGTGTCTTATGGGTTTttagtattttatatttttgtattgtgtGCCATACGGTTATCTAAATGAAATAGTGAAATAAAACCAACAGAGACTATGCAAAATTAGGTTAACTaacataaaatcttaactttaaatattacagtactaacaaaaatgttttagcgaaaaacaaaatctgaaaaatttagtccgaatttcctctgattTGCTTTGTTTGTGCCTAATTCCAttatatagtaaaaaatatcgaatgttgtgtcaataataattcatttcatgaatactttttgtgtttagaacaaattttactcatgatattgaactttataacaatccaaaTTTGAGAACTCAAGCCCTTAGTAAACAATGTCCTTAATAAAGTAAAGCGTAAATGACATAACAGTGTGTACAATTTTATGTCGTGGTGTCAAGGAATGCTTATTTTCCGATAAATACTGTCCctataattacatttatcagcaacgtaattataatttacataaCTGTTAAAAGACAGAAAGGCAGAAAAGATAAGCGCCCAAGAAGTCCAACTATTGTTAACGCTTTTTGTGCGGCATGTCTCACTGTATTTCACATTTTCTACTTACCTTCGTGAGAGGTAAACTCGGGATCAATACTAAACTCTTCCGGTAGATTCTGCGCAAAAGCGTTGATGTCCTGGTCAAGTAAGACAGGATCGATCTCCTCCTCACCAGAGAACGTCACACTGAACTCAGCAATAATACTTCCGGGTCTAACAAAAAGAAGAAGGAAGTCAATGATAGTCGCGCTATTTTTGGGAGGAGgatgttgaaaaatattcatatattaagCAGAAAGATCAAACATACCTAAAGATAATATCAGACACGGTAACAAGACGGTTTCCGTAAGAACTTCGGCTGTATGCATCCGTTAGCTACAAAAGAACAGtcttatattacatgtaattagtaTTTTATTCTCATGTaccattttacatttttacatcttttattACTTGATATAATTTAAAAGTACTCGTCATATGAAGACTAAGTTGATAttctaaaatttttaaactgtgtttataagaaataaagtgGAGTAGATTGTGAGTTTTGTGTtagttattttatcaaaatatgaacgTAAAGCTCAAAAACGATTTCCACactaaaacattaatatttttacgaCAAGTTTCCTgaaaattatttagatattgTATCTGATTTGCATTTAAACgggaaaacaaatttaaaattatcatatgttGTGTTTTACGGACGGGGTATTCTTATATATACATAGGcaaacaacaaataaataaatatactgaCCGTAGCCCGAACTTGTTCATATATAATACGATACAAGGCCGAGTTGGTATTCTCGTACTCAGACAACCATTGCTGGTTGACCATCCTCACTTTTCCAGACACGATCTGCCGCGGCACAGAGGTTGTGGTTGTTGGTGCTGTTGTTGTCTGTGATATTGGTTGCGGCGTCCTTGTTGTCACTGAAGCTGACGATGTTGTTTCATAGACCGTCGTTGAACTGTCTTCTGCTGTGGAGGTGGGTTGTATCTTAGAGACCAGTGCTGTAGGGGAGGCGCTCGTTACCATCAGAGAGGAAGATATATCCTGTGTTTCTACAGGTACAGAGGAAGACACTACACTAGAGAAAACAAGATGACTCGTTTCTAGAGAGATTATTCGGCTCTCGGAAACTGGTTCTTTGCTGTGTGTAACGGATGTTGCTGAGGGTTCCCCTGATGGTAAAACTGAAGATAAATCAAACTCCGAAGAAGATGGTGCAGTTGTTGAGACTTCCGTTGGTCTATACTCTGTATAAGAGGATTCATGTGTCGGTGTTATGGATATTGATTTTGAGGCAGATTTTGAAACATCAGTTGGCGATATGGACAGCGAAGCAACACTGGACAATAACGGCGAGGACGAAACCTGACTTGCTCGTGATAAGTCTTCAAACGATGctattgaaaatgtaggagAGACAGCATAAACTTAAACATGTAGATAAATgaatacttataaataaatatgaaaatttgattaaaaaaaacaaaacaacaacacaaaaacaaaattgtgcAGAAGAATTAAGTAGAAAAACAAACACACCAGTGAAATCACTCGATAAACGAGAGCGTGTTAGTGAAAACATCTTTGTTTCTGTTATCGAGTCCGTCGACTTCATTGATGAAACTTCACTCGACGTGAGTGACGATAAATGCAGTTCTATTTCTGAGGAGGTAGCACTAACTGTCGGTGGCAATGATGTTGTAAGGACAAGAGAAGCTGATCGAGAAACATAACCCGCAGATGTTACGGAAGCTAATATAGATGGTTCCGTATTTGATGATAAAACTGTAGTAACATCCGAAATCTGTGTATAAGAGCTCAACAATTGGCTTTCTTTTGTCATACTTGATATTGCTTTTGATAACATGCTTGAGGGTTCACTCTGGAAATCAGTCGTCGATATCTGTGATGGAGAAATAAAGTGCTCACTGATGTCAGAGGATCTGTTCGATGAGATAAATGTCGATTGAGTCATGGATGATAACTCAGTGCCGTCTGCTGTACTTGTTGTGGCAGAACTCTGGACATTCTTTACGGAAAATGATGTGCTTACTGAACCCAAGATATCTGAGAAAAGAGTAGTATCAACAGAATCCGAGGAGTGCGTTACTGATATGTCATACTGGCTTCTCGATGACAAATTGTCTACTGAACTCAACGAGACCTTAAAAGGATAGTCGGAGACGAAACCGTTAGATTCAGTTGAACTATACATAGACGGAACAACAAAAGAAGATGTACTGCTTGTCATCATTGACTGTAACACAGATGTAAACGAGCTGCTTTCACGGTACGTTTCCTCCATTCTTTTAGATGACATAATACTTGTAGATTCTTTTGGTTGTAAAATGCTGCTTTTCATTGATGAAAAGCTCCTCAAATATGATGAATCTAATATTTCTAAGGAAGCTGTTGAATCAAGTACCTCTGGTGTCAACAATATTGACCCTGCTGTAGACTGAACTTCGGTCGTTGCAGTCTTAGATCCAATTTCTTCGGTTTTAAAATCATCAGTAGTTAGACTTGGAGAATTTAACGTAAGTTTCATTGTTGAAGAGAAAACGATTTCTGATACATTTAAAGATGATCTTGTTTCGATGATAGAAGACCTAGATGGAATAATTTTCGTTGAAGTTTGGTCTGTTGGAGGTTCTATTGACGATAATATAGATGAATCGGGAAAATATAACGATGAAAGCATGGTTGAAATTTCGTCCCGCACGGATAGCGTATATTGCTCAGAGTGGCTTGAAAAATAGGATGTTCCTAAAATATGTGTGGACTGTGTTTGAACTGATGATGAAGGCTCGAAGAGGTCAGTAACAAGACTAGTTTTATGTTGGACTTTTGACAAAGTACGTTCTATCTCATCTGTATCGAATGCGCTAATTGGAGACAATTTAGACTCTTCTGAAACAGAAAATAGGACCGATGTTGATCTTGCAAAGTTCAAAGTTAATGAACTCTTTGTAGTTGAAATATCTTGTAACGAGGACAGAAAATTTTCCTTGGATATAGACACCTGCTGACTTTCTAGTTCAAAATCAGATTTCGTTGAGGAAattattgttgatttcaaaggtGGATGAGTTACAATTGACAAATCTGAGATTCTGCTTGTTATTTCCGATCTGGACAATGATTGAGCATGGGAATCGATTCTTGAGTCTAGAAGAGCTGAAGTCGACATTGAAGAAAAAAGCTCCGAGCTGGGCTTGATTTCTATATTTGTAGAAATCTTCGTTTCCGTTGAGGTATCATCAGAGGGAATCAATGGCATTAAATCTGTTGAGTATCCAGAACTCTTAGAGGTTTGAGTTTCAGGCAAGAAATCAGTTGAAAATGAGGAGATACTGCTCGGGACATACACTACCTTATCCGTGCTTTGTTGATTTATTACACCCGATGACAGAACCACTGATTGAGAATCTACAGATGATCTGGTAAAGGTAGAGGATGACTGTACACCCGTAACTGATGGCGATAAGAATGTCGTCGACAAGTGGAGAGTTGATGTCAATGGTTCCGTTCTTATAACATTACTAGAAGACAGTATAGCCACACGAGAGCTAGGTTGTGGAGTTGAATTTGAACTACTCTCAACAAACTCTATCGACGAAGTGAACTGTGATACTTTTGATTGATGCAGATCTGTGGATGTTCTGCTTGGATAAACTTTAGTAGACATGCTTGTATACATACTACTCTCTCCGTCTTCTGAGAAAATGGGGCTTAGTATGTTGCTGGTGGTGACTTCTTTAGAAGATACATCTTTTAATGTATGAATTGGTGAATTTTGAGCAATAAAAGAGGTAGAATACTCTAATACAGCTTGACTACTGTGTGTTTGCATGGAATAGGACGTTACATGATCCTCAACTAAAGAAGTCAATTCTGTTGCTTCAGATGTTTTGTTTGAGACCAATACGGAAGATGGAAAATTGT encodes:
- the LOC128174444 gene encoding mucin-2-like, with protein sequence MFATSRLLLLTSLLLGVSGQQIFTKFRGDFLLWELWNPDFLNTSSENYKSLEGDLLQEISDLFSNVPNFKTEGLIGLRQDDEYTEATISFEFNDPITVERFRYTIQDELTTNNTFYIILSSAKNIRGIEDLVTQEPLSVSSTLLPSGTVFSGNLLVTSLYDGQSSEGILPVSSSLELLQSSMSDVVYDPSTRMHTFSTSSKGATSQMKSSFYSSELSSSMDFDILPSFTGVDMTSSSSASFEDLSRASQVSSSPLLSSVASLSISPTDVSKSASKSISITPTHESSYTEYRPTEVSTTAPSSSEFDLSSVLPSGEPSATSVTHSKEPVSESRIISLETSHLVFSSVVSSSVPVETQDISSSLMVTSASPTALVSKIQPTSTAEDSSTTVYETTSSASVTTRTPQPISQTTTAPTTTTSVPRQIVSGKVRMVNQQWLSEYENTNSALYRIIYEQVRATLTDAYSRSSYGNRLVTVSDIIFRPGSIIAEFSVTFSGEEEIDPVLLDQDINAFAQNLPEEFSIDPEFTSHEALTTASTLPFTTAAPTTAAPTTSAPTTTAPTTLAVTTPSSTTAPVTHDPTEKPETTEKTTIPVTTEKATPSSGSFSSTDSVTTPYLATTEEIRTLNQTTQTPVSDTVTSTTGPTTLHPVTTQTVFTGSQETNATTKSYTTSNVQQTTPDITKLSTEAETRPPTTTTIIPTTTPTTTTAIPTTTTVIPTITTTKPTTTVGTTEPQITRVFQVELRILNEQWVPEYAVTGSLEYENLTSEYKAILYSVYDFDAKYMERFLEISNLQFRQGSLIISYTVTYLGRDPINTKDLDDAINQAFTSGNFPNAEIDQSFTSHQELSFDVSTTPQTTDFTPTTEMTTQEKTGISLTSTTEKTDSRTTSAPDTDTTLQHTTEVKTTVTNNPLANTTQHLTTESITTTKVTSESITTPHVTTEFITTPRVTTESVTTPRVTTESITTPRVTTESVTTPRVTTESITTPIVTTESVSTPRVTTESITTPHVTTESITTPHVTTESITTPHVTTESITTPIVTTESVTTPRVTTESITTPHVTTESITTPHVTTESITTPHVTTESITTPILTTDQMSSTTEGSVVLQDFEVTIRVVTEEWNPLYADQSSQFYTNLSIAYYTFLFDTYSLGVYADRFEGITEGLRFSPGSVIMNFVVTFLGGEEVDVSLLNDDVNQAFKDGFFGPDVMIDPLFTSHKRITLFSTTPSVVIPTTRSSTTLVISTTQASTTQAQTTDKAPVTTQVPTTTQTSITTHVPMTTEAPSTTITTTTIQTQTSQQPTTTQDLISMTQTSTPKALTTTQAPTTTQSSTTTQVPISITLTSTTQTSTTTQASTTTQAPTKTEALTTPGAPTTTQAQTTTQDPSTTTTSTTTEAPITTKPLTTTKAASTTTNMPTTTEALTTTQAPTTNQRSTTLEALPTTQPSTTTQAPITTQSPTTNQLPTTTQAPTTTQAPTTTQAPTTTQAPTTTQVPTTTQAPTTTQASTTTQAPTTTQAPTTTQAPTTTQAPTTTQAPTTTQAPTTTQAPTTTQAPTTTKAPTTTQLPTTTQAPTTTQAPTTTQAPTTTQAPTTTQAPTTTQAPTTTQAPTTTQAPTTTQAPTTTQAPATTQAPTTTQAPTTTHAPTTTQAPTTTQAPTTTQAPSTTHAPTTTQPPSTTGAPTTIVSTTDPVISQVINASLKITSQTWNSKLSDIDSAEYLTLKDTMYQKLLAVYKNSIYKDRVIDIVNITFREGSVIVDYSVQFTENDSVPLEQLNSIVSSAVSNDAFGPDVIIDPASISHNKIPSIPSSTTEESTALPESTTEIPVTRSDFMVPNWGIAVIVCGAVVLVFLLAMICVLCSRRHTKQKYRMPEDPDDIGYIRKSNGSEFAYDNNIPKETMTVDEEIKAPNQVYHLKTSDLQQNAGQELQKNGNTQAQDDNTTNFFGTEEFQVDEMHEPGPISSDEIQLQITDNNTAASPPARPGEESEPSEGEATVIDTDSVTESMGKIT